A window of Tautonia plasticadhaerens contains these coding sequences:
- the hemQ gene encoding hydrogen peroxide-dependent heme synthase gives MDEGQREGPAAPETRTQPMQHGHRPAAAEQAPATLVPEAGWHFLHLFYRVDREALSRLSPEARRQGRAELLAALDPTASPGVEQRQCFAVPGHKADFGLMLAGPDLRAIHGVETAIQASALGPALVPSYSFYSITEVSEYVPDADQYAAILRDREGMDPESPAFKAKVNAYTNRLAPMNRQRLYPEFPDWPCCCFYPMSKMRQGDQNWYLLPFEPRSQMMAEHGRSGMKFAGKVTQVITASTGLDDWEWGVTLWARNPAYLKDIVYAMRFDESSARYALFGDFYFGYLLPPAELPDAVRL, from the coding sequence ATGGACGAGGGCCAACGCGAAGGTCCGGCCGCCCCCGAGACCCGGACCCAGCCGATGCAGCACGGCCACCGGCCCGCCGCCGCCGAGCAGGCGCCCGCCACCCTGGTGCCGGAGGCCGGCTGGCACTTCCTCCACCTCTTCTACCGGGTCGACCGCGAGGCCCTCTCCCGGCTCTCGCCCGAGGCCCGCCGGCAGGGTCGTGCGGAGCTGCTGGCCGCGCTCGACCCGACCGCGTCCCCGGGCGTCGAGCAGCGGCAGTGCTTCGCCGTCCCCGGCCACAAGGCCGACTTCGGCCTGATGCTGGCCGGGCCCGACCTGAGGGCCATCCACGGCGTCGAGACGGCGATCCAGGCCTCGGCACTCGGCCCGGCGCTGGTGCCCAGCTACTCGTTCTACTCGATCACCGAGGTCTCCGAGTACGTCCCCGACGCCGACCAGTACGCCGCCATCCTCCGGGACCGGGAGGGGATGGACCCCGAGAGCCCGGCCTTCAAGGCGAAGGTGAACGCCTACACGAACCGCCTGGCCCCGATGAACCGGCAGCGGCTCTACCCCGAGTTCCCCGACTGGCCCTGCTGCTGCTTCTACCCGATGAGCAAGATGCGTCAGGGGGACCAGAACTGGTACCTGCTGCCCTTCGAGCCCCGCTCCCAGATGATGGCCGAGCACGGCCGGAGCGGGATGAAGTTCGCCGGCAAGGTGACCCAGGTCATCACCGCCTCGACCGGCCTGGACGACTGGGAGTGGGGCGTGACCCTCTGGGCCCGCAACCCGGCCTACCTGAAGGACATCGTCTACGCCATGCGGTTCGACGAGAGCTCGGCCCGCTACGCCCTCTTCGGCGACTTCTATTTCGGCTATTTGCTGCCCCCGGCCGAGCTGCCGGATGCCGTCCGCCTGTGA
- a CDS encoding phosphoglycerate kinase: protein MAKQTIRDLDFNGKKALVRVDFNVPQTKGGDVSDDRRIRAALPTLTHILDHGGALILVSHLGRPTGDPAADAPFKMDRVAARLSELIGRPVQKADDTVGPDAQAKCAALKQGEVVVLENVRFNTGEKKGDPDFARQLAGLADCYVNDAFGTCHRDEASMVAVPEQYPAESRAIGFLVEKELTILDQLLGKPKPPMVAVMGGAKVSDKIGVIESLLKKVDRLLIGGAMTYTFLKAQGHEIGKSRCEHDRLDVARKLLELGGDKIVLPQDHLVTTSIDPKEAKTSVVEGPDLPADQIGIDIGPKTAARYAEIIKGAGTVVWNGPMGKFEDEPFRQGTLTVAQAMASSPAVTAVGGGETAEAVEQFGLAEKVSHVSTGGGAFLEALEGKAFNSLGVIPDRG, encoded by the coding sequence TTGGCCAAGCAGACGATCAGGGACCTGGACTTCAACGGCAAGAAGGCGCTGGTCCGGGTCGACTTCAACGTGCCCCAGACCAAGGGCGGCGACGTCTCCGACGACCGCCGGATCCGGGCGGCCCTGCCGACCCTGACCCACATCCTCGACCACGGGGGGGCGCTGATCCTGGTCTCCCACCTCGGCCGACCCACGGGGGACCCCGCCGCCGACGCCCCCTTCAAAATGGACAGGGTCGCCGCCCGGCTCTCGGAGCTGATCGGCCGCCCCGTGCAGAAGGCCGACGACACGGTCGGGCCCGACGCCCAGGCGAAGTGCGCCGCCCTGAAGCAGGGCGAGGTCGTCGTGCTGGAGAACGTCCGGTTCAACACGGGGGAGAAGAAGGGCGACCCCGACTTCGCCCGTCAGCTGGCCGGGCTGGCCGACTGCTACGTCAACGACGCCTTCGGCACCTGCCATCGGGACGAAGCCTCGATGGTCGCCGTCCCCGAGCAGTACCCGGCCGAGTCCCGGGCGATCGGCTTCCTCGTCGAGAAGGAGCTGACGATCCTCGACCAGCTGCTCGGCAAGCCGAAGCCGCCGATGGTCGCGGTGATGGGGGGGGCCAAGGTCTCGGACAAGATCGGCGTGATCGAGAGCCTGCTGAAGAAGGTGGACCGGCTGCTCATCGGCGGCGCCATGACCTACACCTTCCTCAAGGCCCAGGGGCACGAGATCGGCAAGAGCCGCTGCGAGCACGACCGGCTCGACGTGGCCAGGAAGCTCCTGGAGCTGGGGGGGGACAAGATCGTCCTGCCCCAGGACCACCTGGTCACCACCTCGATCGACCCGAAGGAGGCGAAGACCTCGGTGGTCGAGGGCCCCGACCTGCCCGCCGACCAGATCGGCATCGACATCGGCCCGAAGACGGCCGCCCGCTATGCCGAGATCATCAAGGGGGCCGGCACCGTCGTCTGGAACGGGCCGATGGGCAAGTTCGAGGACGAGCCGTTCCGGCAGGGTACGCTCACGGTCGCCCAGGCGATGGCCTCCTCCCCGGCCGTCACGGCCGTCGGCGGCGGCGAGACGGCCGAGGCGGTCGAGCAGTTCGGCCTGGCCGAGAAGGTCTCCCACGTCTCCACCGGCGGGGGGGCCTTCCTGGAGGCGCTCGAAGGCAAGGCGTTCAACTCCCTCGGCGTCATCCCCGACCGGGGCTGA
- a CDS encoding histidine phosphatase family protein, giving the protein MTQVLLIRPGATVFDEQNRVQGILDVPLSERGRAEVAELADRLAGNGLDLAAIYCGPGESVVRTAETVSRALGLRVRRLEELRNLDQGLWQGLQIDEIRRRNLKLFRQWQDDPRTVCPPLGETVESAQSRVTSALRPILKRHKDEAIGLVVAEPIARLVSCFLRRDANVQLLEPVPTGDFERIEVAADVGRDVAPP; this is encoded by the coding sequence ATGACTCAGGTGCTCCTGATCCGGCCCGGTGCCACCGTCTTCGACGAGCAGAACCGGGTCCAAGGAATCCTGGACGTCCCCCTCAGCGAGCGGGGCCGGGCCGAGGTCGCCGAGCTCGCCGACCGCCTGGCCGGCAACGGCCTCGACCTCGCCGCCATCTACTGCGGCCCCGGCGAGAGCGTCGTCCGCACCGCCGAGACCGTCTCCCGGGCCCTGGGCCTGCGGGTCCGCCGCCTGGAGGAGCTGCGGAACCTCGACCAGGGGCTCTGGCAGGGCCTGCAGATCGACGAGATCCGCCGCCGCAACCTCAAGCTCTTCCGCCAGTGGCAGGACGACCCCCGGACCGTCTGCCCCCCCCTGGGGGAGACGGTCGAATCCGCCCAGTCCCGGGTCACCTCCGCGCTCCGGCCGATCCTGAAGCGGCACAAGGACGAGGCGATCGGCCTGGTCGTGGCCGAGCCGATCGCCCGGCTCGTCTCCTGCTTCCTGAGGCGGGACGCCAATGTGCAGCTGCTCGAGCCGGTCCCGACGGGCGACTTCGAGCGGATCGAGGTCGCCGCCGACGTCGGCCGGGACGTCGCCCCCCCCTGA
- the pgi gene encoding glucose-6-phosphate isomerase, with the protein MSIAESAPWASLSSHAWAVAKLHLRDLLQDEGRSRAMRVDAEGIALDFSRQNATEETFALLCSLAEEAEVPGKIRAMFRGDRINTSEGRAVLHVALRAPKGDSITLDGSDVVVEVHEVLDKIRAFSEKVRSGAWTGATGRPLTDVVSIGIGGSYLGPEFVHEALRTDPDCARAAEGRRLRFLANVDPIDVARNLEGLNPETTLVVVVSKTFTTAETMLNARTVRQWLTASLGEGSVPKHMVAVSTNLDGVEAFGIDRGNAFGFWDWVGGRYSVCSAVGVVPLALQYGMGHVEQFLAGAHRIDRHFLDAPMGRNIPAILGLFGVWNSTFLGRADRALLPYCQALLKLAPHIQQVDMESNGKRVGLDGEELTYTSGEVDFGEPGTNGQHSFYQLLHQGRVVPADFIGFTRSQRPMDVQGEAVSNHDELMANFFAQPDALAVGKTAEEVAAEGVPPELVPHKVFPGNRPSNVLLVDGRLTPEACGRLLAVYEHRTAVQGFVWGINSFDQWGVELGKVLAKRVREQLARSRKGGAAVEGFNPSTTAMLRTYLGS; encoded by the coding sequence ATGTCCATCGCCGAATCGGCCCCCTGGGCCTCCCTCTCGTCCCACGCCTGGGCGGTCGCGAAGCTCCACCTGCGGGATCTCTTGCAGGACGAAGGGCGATCCCGGGCGATGCGGGTCGACGCCGAGGGGATCGCCCTCGACTTCTCCCGGCAGAACGCGACCGAGGAGACGTTCGCGCTGCTGTGCTCCCTGGCGGAGGAGGCGGAGGTCCCCGGGAAGATCCGGGCCATGTTCCGGGGGGACCGGATCAACACCTCGGAAGGCCGGGCCGTCCTGCACGTGGCCCTCCGGGCGCCGAAGGGGGACTCGATCACCCTGGACGGCTCCGACGTGGTCGTCGAGGTGCACGAAGTCCTGGACAAGATCCGGGCCTTCTCCGAGAAGGTCCGGTCGGGCGCGTGGACCGGGGCGACGGGCCGGCCGCTGACGGACGTGGTGTCCATCGGCATCGGCGGCAGCTACCTCGGGCCCGAGTTCGTGCACGAGGCGCTGCGGACCGACCCCGACTGCGCCCGGGCGGCCGAGGGCAGGCGATTGCGGTTCCTCGCCAACGTCGACCCGATCGACGTGGCCCGGAACCTGGAGGGCCTGAACCCGGAGACGACGCTGGTGGTGGTCGTCTCCAAGACGTTCACCACCGCCGAGACGATGCTCAACGCCCGGACCGTCCGCCAGTGGCTGACCGCGAGCCTGGGCGAGGGCAGCGTGCCGAAGCACATGGTGGCCGTGAGCACGAACCTGGACGGCGTGGAGGCGTTCGGCATCGACCGCGGGAACGCCTTCGGCTTCTGGGACTGGGTCGGCGGCCGGTACAGCGTCTGCAGCGCCGTGGGGGTGGTGCCGCTGGCCCTCCAGTACGGCATGGGGCACGTCGAGCAATTCCTGGCCGGGGCCCACCGGATCGACCGGCATTTCCTGGACGCGCCGATGGGGCGGAACATCCCGGCGATCCTCGGGCTGTTCGGCGTCTGGAACTCCACGTTCCTGGGCCGGGCCGACCGGGCGCTCTTGCCCTACTGCCAGGCGCTGTTGAAGCTGGCGCCGCACATCCAGCAGGTGGACATGGAGTCCAACGGCAAGCGGGTCGGCCTGGACGGCGAGGAGCTGACGTACACCAGCGGCGAGGTCGACTTCGGCGAGCCGGGCACGAACGGGCAGCACAGCTTCTACCAGCTCCTGCACCAGGGCCGGGTGGTGCCGGCCGACTTCATCGGCTTCACCCGGAGCCAGCGGCCGATGGACGTGCAGGGGGAGGCGGTCTCCAACCACGACGAGCTGATGGCGAACTTCTTCGCCCAGCCCGACGCCCTGGCCGTCGGCAAGACGGCCGAGGAGGTGGCCGCCGAGGGGGTGCCCCCCGAGCTGGTGCCGCACAAGGTCTTCCCCGGCAACCGGCCCTCGAACGTGCTGCTGGTCGACGGCCGCCTGACCCCCGAGGCCTGCGGGCGGCTCCTCGCCGTCTACGAGCACCGGACGGCGGTCCAGGGCTTCGTCTGGGGGATCAACTCGTTCGACCAGTGGGGGGTGGAGCTGGGCAAGGTGCTGGCGAAGCGGGTGCGGGAGCAGCTCGCCCGGTCCCGCAAGGGGGGGGCGGCCGTCGAGGGCTTCAACCCGTCGACGACCGCGATGCTGAGGACGTATCTCGGGTCGTGA
- a CDS encoding sigma-54-dependent transcriptional regulator, protein MDKTHQGGLRILFADDEAHLRDLMERELPRLGHEVTACPDGQAAIRALERGRFDAALLDIQMPGLTGIEVLEKFRLLSPETQVILMTGHATVDTAVQALRLGAFDYLTKPCKWAELEVVLNRIAERRDLTNKNAALETRLKAAEGGSPMLVGETPTMQEVKRLIETVAPTEATVLILGETGTGKDLIARTLHEQSLRADQSYVPVNCGALPENLIESELFGHRKGAFTGAEVNRKGLFEVANGGTLFLDEVGELTKGLQVKLLRFLESGEIRRVGENEPFRADVRVLCATNRDLREMVAEDQFREDLYFRINTFEIHSPPLRDRKGDIAVLAAHMLRRYAGRRPGPMPELTPEAIEALTAHDWPGNVRELANAIERATILSRGGPIRAEHLPTQGMGRRPTPPIPSPASPASAVGGPHFAVPDGTPTLRDLEMHYIQVVLEKHNGNKPAASKELGISLKTLYNKINQLQQS, encoded by the coding sequence ATGGACAAGACGCATCAGGGCGGCCTTCGGATCCTGTTCGCCGACGACGAGGCCCACCTGCGGGACCTGATGGAACGCGAGCTGCCCCGGCTCGGCCACGAGGTCACCGCCTGCCCCGACGGCCAGGCCGCCATCCGGGCCCTGGAGCGCGGCCGCTTCGACGCCGCCCTGCTCGACATCCAGATGCCCGGCCTCACCGGCATCGAGGTCCTGGAGAAGTTCCGGCTGCTCAGCCCGGAGACCCAGGTCATCCTCATGACCGGCCACGCCACCGTCGACACCGCCGTCCAGGCCCTCCGCCTCGGCGCCTTCGACTACCTCACCAAGCCCTGCAAGTGGGCCGAGCTGGAGGTGGTCCTCAACCGGATCGCCGAGCGCCGAGACCTGACCAACAAGAACGCCGCCCTGGAGACCCGGCTCAAGGCCGCCGAGGGGGGCTCGCCGATGCTCGTCGGCGAGACCCCGACGATGCAGGAGGTCAAGCGCCTGATCGAGACGGTCGCCCCCACCGAGGCCACCGTCCTGATCCTCGGCGAGACGGGCACCGGCAAGGACCTCATCGCCCGGACCCTCCACGAGCAGAGCCTCCGGGCCGACCAATCCTACGTCCCGGTCAACTGCGGCGCCCTGCCCGAGAACCTGATCGAGTCCGAGCTGTTCGGCCACCGCAAGGGGGCCTTCACCGGGGCCGAGGTCAACCGCAAGGGGCTCTTCGAGGTCGCCAACGGCGGCACCCTGTTCCTCGACGAGGTCGGCGAGCTGACCAAGGGCCTGCAGGTCAAGTTGCTCCGCTTCCTCGAATCCGGGGAGATCCGTCGGGTCGGCGAGAACGAGCCGTTCCGGGCCGACGTCCGGGTCCTCTGCGCCACGAATCGGGACCTCCGGGAGATGGTCGCCGAGGACCAGTTCCGCGAGGACCTCTACTTCCGGATCAACACCTTCGAGATCCACTCCCCCCCGCTCCGGGACCGCAAGGGGGACATCGCCGTGCTCGCCGCCCACATGCTCCGGCGCTACGCCGGCCGGCGCCCCGGCCCGATGCCCGAGCTGACCCCGGAGGCGATCGAGGCGTTGACGGCCCACGACTGGCCGGGCAACGTCCGGGAGCTGGCCAACGCGATCGAGCGGGCCACCATCCTCTCCCGGGGGGGCCCCATCCGGGCCGAGCACCTGCCGACGCAGGGCATGGGCCGCCGGCCCACGCCGCCGATCCCCTCGCCGGCCTCCCCCGCCTCGGCCGTCGGCGGGCCCCACTTCGCCGTGCCGGACGGGACCCCGACGCTCCGGGACCTGGAGATGCACTACATCCAGGTCGTGCTGGAGAAGCACAACGGCAACAAGCCGGCCGCCAGCAAGGAGCTGGGCATCAGCCTGAAGACCCTGTACAACAAGATCAACCAGTTGCAGCAGTCCTGA
- a CDS encoding acyltransferase family protein, with product MRRIAEFDALRGVAAVVVVVFHLLEDPRLGLMGSAVDLFFVLSGFLITSIILRTHEAPGFLRGFYLRRALRIWPIYYLSFLVLWAYVPFFQHDPSFEGLPYYLSFTQNIQQNWKGRVAPHFPLYGHTWTLAIEEQFYLLWPILVPIVGRKRLPLLLVPLIVGPIFARVAGVPISAIVARCDALAWGGLLAWLASGPGADRLRSTRARWAFGLIGAAGVVGVVGFGRLTGLHYLQWPYEGPAMPRVWASLQMSSLGLAYLSAVGFTISSAGRPWMRPLRGPVLGYLGRISYGLYLFHPLAFFPVNQLRYRAFGGHDWFVFDLAKLALAVGMAAASYRFIEAPILRYKDRISSGSGSGAAIASAVPSTTGEADSIRADPGVRLPVPGATHLGTSARESRPEARPGEAGRSGAGGGVA from the coding sequence ATGCGACGGATCGCCGAATTCGACGCCCTCCGGGGGGTCGCCGCCGTGGTCGTGGTGGTCTTCCACCTGCTGGAGGACCCGAGGCTCGGGCTGATGGGCTCGGCCGTCGACCTCTTCTTCGTGCTCTCGGGCTTCCTGATCACGTCGATCATCCTCCGGACCCACGAGGCCCCGGGGTTCCTGCGGGGCTTCTACCTCCGACGGGCGCTCCGGATCTGGCCGATCTACTACCTCTCGTTCCTGGTCCTCTGGGCGTACGTGCCGTTCTTCCAGCACGACCCGTCGTTCGAGGGGCTGCCCTACTACCTGAGCTTCACCCAGAACATCCAGCAGAACTGGAAGGGCCGGGTCGCCCCGCATTTCCCGCTCTACGGGCACACCTGGACGCTGGCGATCGAGGAGCAGTTCTACCTGCTCTGGCCCATCCTCGTGCCGATCGTCGGCCGGAAACGGCTGCCCCTGCTGCTGGTGCCGCTGATCGTCGGCCCGATTTTCGCCCGGGTCGCCGGGGTGCCGATCTCGGCGATCGTCGCCCGGTGCGACGCCCTGGCCTGGGGCGGGCTGCTCGCCTGGCTGGCCTCGGGCCCTGGGGCCGACCGCCTGCGGTCGACCCGGGCGCGGTGGGCCTTCGGGCTGATCGGGGCGGCCGGGGTCGTCGGGGTGGTCGGGTTCGGCCGGCTGACCGGGCTGCATTACCTCCAGTGGCCGTACGAGGGGCCGGCGATGCCCCGGGTCTGGGCCTCGCTCCAGATGTCGAGCCTGGGGCTGGCGTACCTGTCGGCGGTCGGGTTCACGATCTCCTCGGCGGGCCGGCCCTGGATGAGGCCCCTGCGGGGGCCGGTGCTGGGATACCTGGGGAGGATCAGCTACGGGCTCTACCTGTTCCACCCCCTGGCCTTCTTCCCGGTCAACCAGCTCCGATACCGGGCCTTCGGCGGGCACGACTGGTTCGTCTTCGACCTGGCGAAGCTGGCCCTGGCGGTCGGCATGGCGGCGGCCTCGTACCGGTTCATCGAGGCGCCGATCCTGCGGTACAAGGACCGGATCTCGTCCGGCTCGGGCTCGGGTGCCGCGATCGCGTCGGCGGTGCCGTCGACGACGGGGGAGGCCGATTCGATCCGGGCCGACCCCGGGGTGCGCCTCCCGGTCCCCGGCGCCACCCATCTCGGGACATCGGCACGCGAGTCGAGGCCGGAGGCCCGGCCGGGCGAGGCCGGCCGGTCGGGGGCGGGGGGCGGGGTCGCCTGA
- a CDS encoding NADPH-dependent FMN reductase: MGLDLLVIYGSVRTDRQGIRAARFVASACEGRGHRATLIDPKEVDLPLLDRMYKEYPAGEAPSAMERLAGQIREADAFIIVSGEYNHSIPPALSNLLDHYLEEWLWRPSAIVCYSAGSFGGVRAGVQLRAMLGELGMPSIPSMLPVPRVGEAFEDDGTPRDDAWHARASRFLGELEWYAEALKQRRASGVPY; the protein is encoded by the coding sequence ATGGGCCTCGACCTGCTGGTGATCTACGGCTCCGTGCGGACCGACCGCCAGGGGATCCGGGCGGCCCGGTTCGTCGCGTCGGCGTGCGAGGGGCGCGGCCACCGTGCGACCCTGATCGACCCGAAGGAGGTCGACCTCCCGCTGCTCGACCGGATGTACAAGGAGTACCCGGCCGGGGAGGCCCCCTCGGCGATGGAGCGCCTGGCCGGGCAGATCCGGGAGGCCGACGCCTTCATCATCGTCAGCGGCGAATACAATCATTCGATCCCTCCGGCGCTCTCCAACCTGCTGGACCACTACCTCGAGGAGTGGCTCTGGCGCCCTTCGGCGATCGTCTGCTACTCGGCCGGGTCGTTCGGCGGGGTCCGGGCGGGCGTGCAGTTGCGGGCGATGCTCGGCGAGCTGGGGATGCCGAGCATCCCCTCGATGCTGCCCGTCCCCCGGGTCGGCGAGGCCTTCGAGGATGACGGCACGCCCCGGGACGACGCCTGGCACGCCCGGGCGTCGAGGTTCCTGGGCGAGCTGGAGTGGTATGCCGAGGCGTTGAAGCAACGCCGGGCCTCGGGCGTGCCCTACTGA
- the rpe gene encoding ribulose-phosphate 3-epimerase has translation MPSERTERLRRWDGAPAPLITPSLLDCDFARVGEEIRALEAAGVEALHLDVMDGHFVPNLSYGPPVVADWRAVTDLPFDAHLMISDPARYLDAFVDAGADSILIHLEAVPEPADLLERIRGRGCRAGLVINPPTPWAAVEPHLDRVDSVLVMSVMPGFGGQQFQEAVLEKVRAIRRARPALRVAIDGGINASTAGRAVEAGATQLVVGSATYRPDGNYAASLGEVAEAARRGLEGGGAAAAGAGASPPE, from the coding sequence ATGCCGAGTGAGCGGACCGAACGACTGCGGAGGTGGGACGGCGCCCCGGCGCCGCTGATCACGCCGTCGCTGCTCGATTGCGACTTCGCCCGGGTCGGTGAGGAGATCCGGGCCCTGGAAGCGGCCGGGGTCGAGGCCCTGCACCTGGACGTGATGGACGGCCACTTCGTGCCGAACCTGAGCTATGGTCCTCCTGTGGTGGCCGACTGGCGGGCCGTCACCGACCTGCCCTTCGACGCCCACCTGATGATCTCCGACCCGGCCCGATACCTCGACGCCTTCGTCGACGCCGGGGCGGACAGCATCCTCATCCACCTGGAGGCCGTCCCGGAGCCGGCCGACCTGCTCGAACGGATCCGGGGCCGGGGCTGCCGGGCCGGGCTGGTGATCAACCCGCCCACCCCCTGGGCGGCCGTCGAGCCGCACCTGGACCGGGTCGACTCGGTCCTGGTGATGAGCGTCATGCCCGGCTTCGGCGGGCAGCAATTCCAGGAGGCCGTCCTGGAGAAGGTGCGGGCGATCCGCCGGGCCCGGCCGGCCTTGCGGGTCGCCATCGACGGCGGGATCAACGCCTCGACCGCCGGCCGGGCCGTCGAGGCCGGCGCGACCCAACTGGTCGTCGGGTCGGCGACCTACCGGCCCGATGGGAACTACGCGGCGTCCCTGGGCGAGGTGGCCGAGGCGGCGCGTCGCGGGCTCGAAGGAGGAGGGGCCGCCGCCGCCGGGGCGGGGGCCTCGCCACCCGAATGA
- the gap gene encoding type I glyceraldehyde-3-phosphate dehydrogenase, whose translation MAVRVGINGFGRIGRLVFRVMAERPNDFEVVAINDLSDAKQLANLLKYDSVHGRYPGKVEAAEKAIVVDGKEIPILAEKDPANLPWKKLGCQVALESTGFFTDRAGLQKHIDAGADRVVLSAPAKDKLDLTVVLGVNDDQLKAEHKILSNASCTTNCLAPLAKVLNDTFGIEKGLMTTVHAYTNDQRVADQIHKDAYRARAAAINTIPTTTGAAKAVGEVIPELKGKLTGISLRVPVPTGSIVDLTTVMKKDVTADEVNAALKQAASKAPFEGIISYVTDPIVSSDVIHDPHSCVFVPDWTQVMQGNLLKTCAWYDNEWGYSCRTAELIARLASL comes from the coding sequence ATGGCCGTTCGTGTTGGCATCAACGGTTTCGGTCGCATCGGCCGCCTGGTCTTCCGCGTCATGGCGGAGCGACCGAATGACTTCGAGGTCGTCGCGATCAACGACCTGTCCGACGCCAAGCAGCTGGCGAACCTCCTGAAGTACGACAGCGTCCACGGCCGCTACCCCGGCAAGGTCGAGGCCGCCGAGAAGGCCATCGTGGTCGACGGCAAGGAGATCCCGATCCTCGCCGAGAAGGACCCGGCCAACCTGCCCTGGAAGAAACTGGGCTGCCAGGTCGCGCTGGAGTCGACCGGCTTCTTCACCGACCGGGCCGGCCTGCAGAAGCACATCGACGCCGGGGCCGACCGGGTCGTCCTCAGCGCCCCGGCCAAGGACAAGCTGGACCTGACCGTCGTGCTGGGCGTCAACGACGACCAGCTCAAGGCCGAGCACAAGATCCTCTCCAACGCCTCCTGCACGACCAACTGCCTCGCCCCGCTGGCCAAGGTGCTCAACGACACCTTCGGCATCGAGAAGGGGCTGATGACCACCGTCCACGCCTACACCAACGACCAGCGGGTGGCCGACCAGATCCACAAGGACGCCTACCGGGCCCGGGCCGCCGCCATCAACACCATCCCCACCACCACCGGCGCCGCCAAGGCCGTCGGCGAGGTGATCCCGGAGCTCAAGGGCAAGCTCACCGGCATCTCCCTCCGGGTCCCGGTGCCGACCGGCAGCATCGTCGACCTGACCACCGTGATGAAGAAGGACGTGACGGCCGACGAGGTGAACGCCGCCCTGAAGCAGGCCGCCTCCAAGGCCCCGTTCGAGGGGATCATCTCCTACGTCACCGACCCGATCGTCTCAAGCGACGTCATCCACGACCCCCACTCCTGCGTCTTCGTGCCCGACTGGACCCAGGTCATGCAGGGGAACCTGCTGAAGACCTGCGCCTGGTACGACAACGAGTGGGGCTACTCCTGCCGGACCGCCGAGCTGATCGCCCGGCTCGCCTCCCTCTGA
- the accD gene encoding acetyl-CoA carboxylase, carboxyltransferase subunit beta has product MEQTSIPLADARIPSPAAATAGTSTPMSPDRSPAKDLGPLPAASKKVPEGVWMRCDGCSATLFRKEVERNRHVCPQCEHHFTRGARDRIADLLDADTFEEWYADLRPADPLGFNDRRPYPERVAAEQQRTGLSEAAIVGQGFVKGIRLVFGITDSTFIMGSMGSVVGEKLTRAIEEATRLRLPLVIVSGSGGGARMHEGIFSLMQMAKTSAALARYHAAGGFFVSVLTNPTMGGVAASFASLGDVILAEPKALIGFAGPKVIQQTVRVQLPPGFQRSEFFLAHGFVDRIVHRRDLRSTLAQLLNYVTP; this is encoded by the coding sequence ATGGAACAGACCAGCATCCCCCTCGCCGACGCCCGGATCCCCTCCCCGGCCGCCGCGACCGCCGGAACGAGCACGCCCATGAGCCCCGATCGCAGCCCGGCGAAGGATCTCGGGCCGCTGCCCGCCGCGTCCAAGAAGGTCCCCGAGGGGGTCTGGATGCGCTGCGACGGCTGCTCGGCCACCCTCTTCCGCAAGGAGGTCGAGCGCAACCGGCACGTCTGCCCCCAGTGCGAGCACCACTTCACCCGGGGCGCCCGGGACCGGATCGCCGACCTGCTCGACGCCGACACCTTCGAGGAGTGGTACGCCGACCTCCGCCCGGCCGACCCCCTGGGCTTCAACGACCGCCGGCCGTACCCCGAGCGCGTGGCGGCCGAGCAGCAGCGGACCGGGCTCTCCGAGGCGGCGATCGTCGGCCAGGGGTTCGTCAAGGGGATCCGGCTGGTCTTCGGCATCACCGACTCCACCTTCATCATGGGGAGCATGGGCTCGGTCGTCGGCGAGAAGCTGACCCGGGCGATCGAGGAGGCCACCCGGCTGCGGCTCCCCCTGGTGATCGTCTCCGGCTCGGGGGGCGGGGCGAGGATGCACGAGGGCATCTTCTCCCTGATGCAGATGGCCAAGACCTCCGCCGCGCTGGCCCGCTACCACGCCGCCGGGGGGTTCTTCGTCAGCGTGCTGACCAACCCGACGATGGGGGGCGTGGCCGCCAGCTTCGCCAGCCTCGGCGACGTGATCCTCGCCGAGCCGAAGGCGCTGATCGGCTTCGCCGGCCCGAAGGTCATCCAGCAGACCGTCCGGGTGCAGCTCCCCCCCGGCTTCCAGCGCAGCGAGTTCTTCCTCGCCCACGGCTTCGTCGACCGGATCGTCCACCGCCGGGACCTCCGGAGCACCCTGGCCCAGTTGCTCAACTACGTCACCCCCTGA
- a CDS encoding putative signal transducing protein — MDNEELTPCYQALSLMEAKFIADQLNAEGIKAISDGQDMQDFLGAWEGNPRVYVQRGDLPRAEKWLAEYEENRKRHAEEEAEGGE; from the coding sequence ATGGACAACGAGGAGCTCACCCCCTGCTATCAGGCCCTCAGCCTGATGGAGGCCAAGTTCATCGCCGACCAGCTCAACGCCGAAGGCATCAAGGCCATCTCCGACGGGCAGGACATGCAGGACTTCCTCGGCGCCTGGGAGGGCAACCCCCGCGTCTACGTCCAGCGAGGCGACCTCCCCCGGGCCGAGAAGTGGCTCGCCGAGTATGAGGAGAACCGCAAGCGGCACGCCGAGGAGGAGGCGGAGGGCGGGGAGTGA